A region of Pyxidicoccus parkwaysis DNA encodes the following proteins:
- a CDS encoding Vps62-related protein, giving the protein MPFTRTFRLPWLIGLAGAALLGACSPESPIGDEHLDDGPGASTQAALFTPPNIALGKPTMQSSNYPGGGGAAALAVDGNTNGNWGANSVTHTNNESQPWWQVDLQGLANISTVVLHNRTDCCADRLQNFRVRVSSDGFNWQDYPYAGVAPTQSTFNINRSARYVRVQLDGTNPLSLAEVQVFASETPGSGGANIGNTVYGHWSGSGGRSASHPSNRQFFVDVYGMNEPVSFLLSSSANAYLYLLDGNGNVIAEDDNGGGGTHARISRVLQAGTYKLVAATATAGQSAEFTLAADRAVLRYPQRLRVQAATYFNWVYDDYKTGANDDVSVWRADLSRYPGYYSLGDVAMPSHGEAPRMTFVVSGEGDLLARPVDYNWVWSDWGSGGEHDVSFWDPVPPSGYTCLGTVTVLGYDKPSTDLIRCVRSEYVLPANPAYVWDDAGSGADNDVSLSQAEPRDYRGLGLSTFKGQNYYGAADPNRFWVLNKSATANPELMGLPVDAQTALQFAPRVWLHGEEYYFPSSVEHFLANVHVEGNNLVTNQPLGCDSCTDPVFLDGQRPDQVPVPMYVELVQRTQNGLPTNITDIIYWTFYPYNNGKRVCIGWYSPWGCVGAYSTFGNHVGDWEHMTVRFVDGRPEVVYLSQHSGGETFLYGSKWLTLVDTSHPEAYSAMGSHGLYRDAARHIYQNLPNGDFLADDTGRGIAWNGWVRPVVFPWQPTGTYAGSLSWLNITADWGNPEGGCGLSEPVSGQCVRNGGPTAPMLKGFSQPPALTLE; this is encoded by the coding sequence TGCTCTCCGGAGAGCCCCATCGGTGACGAACATCTCGACGATGGCCCTGGTGCCAGCACGCAAGCGGCACTGTTCACCCCTCCCAACATCGCACTCGGCAAGCCGACGATGCAGTCGAGCAACTACCCCGGTGGTGGCGGCGCGGCGGCGCTCGCGGTGGATGGCAACACCAACGGCAACTGGGGCGCGAACTCAGTCACCCATACCAACAACGAGTCCCAGCCCTGGTGGCAGGTCGACCTCCAGGGTCTGGCCAACATCTCCACCGTGGTCCTCCACAACCGCACCGACTGCTGCGCGGACCGGCTCCAGAACTTCCGCGTTCGCGTCTCCTCGGACGGGTTCAACTGGCAGGACTACCCCTACGCGGGCGTCGCGCCGACGCAGAGCACGTTCAACATCAACCGCTCGGCTCGCTATGTGCGCGTGCAGCTCGACGGCACCAATCCCCTGAGTCTCGCCGAGGTCCAGGTCTTTGCCTCGGAGACTCCCGGGTCGGGCGGCGCCAACATCGGCAACACCGTGTATGGCCATTGGAGCGGCTCCGGCGGGCGGTCCGCCTCCCATCCGTCCAACCGGCAGTTCTTCGTGGACGTCTACGGAATGAACGAGCCCGTGAGCTTCCTGCTCAGCTCCTCCGCCAATGCCTATCTCTACCTGCTGGATGGGAATGGCAACGTCATCGCGGAGGATGACAACGGCGGGGGCGGCACCCACGCGCGCATCTCTCGCGTCCTGCAAGCGGGGACCTACAAGCTGGTCGCGGCGACCGCCACCGCCGGCCAGTCGGCCGAGTTCACGCTCGCCGCGGACCGGGCCGTGCTGCGCTATCCGCAGCGCCTCCGCGTCCAGGCGGCCACGTATTTCAATTGGGTCTACGACGACTACAAGACGGGGGCCAACGACGACGTGTCCGTCTGGCGCGCGGACCTCAGCCGGTATCCGGGCTACTACTCGCTCGGCGACGTGGCCATGCCCTCGCATGGTGAAGCGCCCCGGATGACGTTCGTGGTCTCCGGCGAGGGAGACCTGCTCGCGCGGCCGGTGGACTACAACTGGGTTTGGAGCGACTGGGGCTCCGGTGGTGAGCACGACGTGTCCTTCTGGGACCCGGTGCCGCCCTCGGGCTACACGTGCCTGGGCACCGTCACGGTGCTCGGCTACGACAAGCCCTCCACCGACCTCATCCGGTGCGTACGGAGCGAGTACGTGCTGCCGGCCAATCCCGCCTATGTGTGGGACGACGCGGGCTCCGGTGCGGACAACGACGTGAGCCTGTCGCAGGCGGAGCCGCGCGACTACCGGGGGCTGGGCCTGTCCACCTTCAAGGGACAGAACTACTACGGGGCTGCGGACCCCAACCGTTTCTGGGTCCTCAACAAGAGCGCCACCGCCAATCCGGAGCTGATGGGGTTGCCCGTGGACGCGCAGACGGCGCTCCAGTTCGCGCCGCGCGTGTGGCTGCACGGCGAGGAGTACTACTTCCCCTCGTCGGTCGAGCACTTCCTGGCCAACGTGCACGTGGAGGGCAACAACCTGGTGACCAACCAGCCCCTGGGCTGTGACTCCTGCACGGACCCGGTGTTCCTCGACGGCCAGCGTCCGGACCAGGTCCCCGTGCCGATGTACGTGGAGCTCGTCCAGCGCACGCAGAACGGCCTGCCCACCAACATCACCGACATCATCTATTGGACCTTCTACCCGTATAACAACGGCAAGCGCGTATGCATTGGCTGGTACTCGCCCTGGGGATGCGTGGGTGCGTACTCCACCTTCGGCAACCACGTGGGCGACTGGGAGCACATGACGGTGCGCTTCGTCGATGGCCGGCCGGAAGTGGTGTACCTGAGCCAGCACTCGGGAGGAGAGACGTTCCTGTACGGCTCCAAGTGGTTGACGCTCGTGGACACCAGCCACCCGGAGGCCTACTCGGCGATGGGCTCGCACGGCCTCTATCGGGATGCGGCCCGGCACATCTACCAGAACCTTCCCAACGGGGACTTCCTCGCCGACGACACGGGCCGGGGAATCGCGTGGAATGGGTGGGTGCGGCCGGTGGTGTTCCCGTGGCAGCCCACCGGCACGTATGCCGGAAGCCTGTCCTGGCTCAACATCACCGCGGATTGGGGCAACCCCGAGGGAGGCTGTGGCCTGAGCGAGCCCGTGAGTGGCCAGTGCGTGCGCAACGGTGGACCGACGGCGCCCATGTTGAAGGGCTTCTCTCAGCCCCCGGCCCTGACGCTGGAGTGA
- a CDS encoding DMT family transporter, with product MSAPASRARVYGGLVLGVVAVSWAAPLIRFAEAPSLAISAWRLTFASAPLLLLALLRGRSELAALTSRTWGWLVLSGLALALHFATWIASLRYTTVASSVALVTTTPVWVTLFAWMSLSERVGSRGLGAIALCLAGSVLIGARDFALGGSALWGDMLAVLGAVLAAVYFVIGRRVREALSLGSYVGVVYSVAAVALLVTHAFVDSPLTGFTPRTWMVLVGLALVPQLIGHSMLNASVRHLSAPFVSVAALGEPVLATLWAVPLLGETPDWIQLLGGVMALVGVMFMAREEAQRQSPPPDMVPAAD from the coding sequence GCCGTCTCGTGGGCCGCCCCGCTCATCCGCTTCGCGGAGGCGCCATCGCTGGCCATCTCCGCGTGGCGCCTCACGTTCGCCTCCGCGCCGCTGCTGTTGCTCGCACTGCTGCGCGGCCGCTCCGAGCTGGCCGCGCTCACTTCGCGCACGTGGGGCTGGCTGGTGCTCTCCGGTCTCGCCCTCGCGCTGCACTTCGCCACGTGGATTGCCTCGCTGCGGTACACCACCGTGGCCAGCTCCGTGGCGCTCGTCACCACGACGCCCGTCTGGGTGACGCTGTTCGCCTGGATGTCCCTGTCCGAGCGCGTGGGCTCGCGAGGGCTCGGCGCCATTGCCCTGTGCCTCGCGGGCAGCGTGCTCATCGGCGCGCGTGACTTCGCGCTCGGTGGCTCCGCGCTGTGGGGCGACATGCTCGCGGTGCTGGGTGCCGTCCTCGCGGCCGTGTACTTCGTCATCGGCCGGCGCGTGCGGGAGGCACTGTCGCTCGGCAGCTACGTGGGCGTCGTGTACTCGGTGGCCGCGGTGGCGCTGCTGGTGACGCATGCCTTCGTGGACTCGCCGCTCACCGGCTTCACGCCGCGCACGTGGATGGTGCTGGTGGGCCTGGCGCTCGTGCCCCAGCTCATCGGTCACTCGATGCTCAACGCTTCCGTGCGCCACCTGTCCGCGCCCTTCGTCTCGGTGGCCGCGCTCGGTGAGCCGGTGCTGGCCACGCTGTGGGCCGTGCCCCTGCTGGGCGAGACACCCGACTGGATTCAGCTCCTCGGCGGAGTCATGGCCCTGGTGGGCGTCATGTTCATGGCCCGAGAGGAAGCCCAGCGCCAGTCTCCGCCTCCGGACATGGTGCCCGCGGCCGACTGA